The following are from one region of the Pleurodeles waltl isolate 20211129_DDA chromosome 4_1, aPleWal1.hap1.20221129, whole genome shotgun sequence genome:
- the LOC138287095 gene encoding olfactory receptor 5B12-like, whose amino-acid sequence MQMGNHTVITDFILLGLTDDPQLQVPLFVFFLLVYIITLMGNITIIALIMVSSCLNNPMYFLLRNLSFVDICYSTTITPKMLINFLSKRKTISFLGCATQLFFFATLANTDDLMLAVMAYDRYTAICNPLQYSIIMTKPMCASFVAGSYVASILAAFVHTTCTFRLSFCGPKEISHFYCDVPPLLKLSCSDTTLNEVIVFAVAGSMQVGSLLVVLVSYTYIISTIIKMRSIEGRHKAFSTCASHFICVIMFYFPVLFMYLRPRSSYFMDQDRVASVFYTVMIPMLNPLVYSLRNKTVKEAARNVIRRTFRLK is encoded by the coding sequence ATGCAAATGGGAAATCACACCGTCATTACAGATTTCATTCTTCTCGGTCTTACTGATGACCCACAATTGCAGGTCCCACTATTTGTGTTCTTCCTTCTGGTCTACATCATCACCCTGATGGGCAATATCACCATCATTGCATTAATCATGGTATCATCTTGCCTTAACAATCCTATGTACTTCCTTCTCCGCAATTTGTCTTTTGTAGACATCTGCTATTCAACAACCATTACTCCCAAGATGCTGATCAACTTCCTTTCAAAAAGAAAGACAATATCCTTCTTAGGATGTGCAACACAGCTGTTTTTCTTTGCAACACTTGCAAATACTGATGACTTAATGCTGGCAGTGATGGCCTATGACCGATATACTGCAATCTGTAATCCCTTACAGTATTCCATCATTATGACAAAACCAATGTGTGCTTCTTTTGTGGCTGGATCATATGTAGCCAGTATCCTTGCTGCCTTTGTTCATACCACCTGCACCTTCAGGCTGTCCTTCTGTGGGCCAAAGGAGATCTCACATTTTTACTGTGATGTTCCTCCACTACTGAAGCTCTCCTGCTCAGACACCACACTTAATGAGGTTATTGTatttgcagttgctggaagtatGCAGGTGGGATCTTTACTTGTGGTCCTGGTCTCTTACACTTATATTATTTCTACCATCATCAAGATGCGCTCTATAGAAGGGAGACACAAGGCCTTTTCAACCTGTGCCTCACACTTTATCTGTGTGATAATGTTTTACTTTCCGGTCCTTTTCATGTACTTACGACCAAGATCCAGTTACTTCATGGACCAGGACAGAGTAGCATCTGTCTTCTACACAGTGATGATCCCCATGTTAAATCCACTAGTCTACAGCCTTAGGAACAAAACTGTCAAGGAAGCTGCAAGAAATGTTATAAGGAGAACTTTcagattaaaataa